ATGTCGAATTCGACTTCTTGCCCTTCTTCTAAGTCCGGGCCGCCGACGTCTTCCATGTGGAAGAACACGTCATCGTCGGCATCGTCGGTTTCGATGAAACCGTAGCCACCCGTATCGTTGAAGAAGTCTACAGTGCCTGTCGCCATGGTTACAGCCGCGTGAGGTTTTTCGCGCGCGGGCCTTTGTCGGCCTGCTCAATCTCGAATTCCACTTCTTGCCCCTCCTCGAGGTCAGGACCGTCGATGTCCTCCATGTGGAAGAAGACGTCCTCGTCGGAGTCTTCGGTATCGATGAAACCGTAACCGCCTGTGTCGTTGAAGAAGTCTACCGTACCGGTCGCCATTGCAATTCGAACGTTGTGCCGGGGTGTATTAAAACTATGCGCATATATTTCGCCGGATTAGGCGGGAAATAACTGTACCCAGTCCCTTCCACAAAGTCCTTATTGAGTGGTTGAAATGTATACAACGATGCTATCGAGGGGGAAGCGACTGGGATATGCGGCCTATGAGCGATTGCTCCAGTGGGAACTGTCAGGGACGCCCGACCACGTCGCAGTCATCATGGACGGGAACCGAAGATACGCTGAAAAGCAGGGTGCAAAAAAACAGGAGGGTCACAAAGAGGGGGCCCAGACGACGGAGGCACTGCTGAACTGGTGCGACGAGCTCGGCGTCCGGGAAGTAACGCTGTACACATTCTCGACGGAGAATTTCGACCGCGACCCCGAGGAGCGCGAGCACATCTTCGACCTCGTCGAGCAGAAGCTCCGGACGTTTGCCGACGCCGACCGAGTTCACGAGGCCGGCGTGTGTATCCGCGCCATCGGCGAGACGGAGATGCTTCCCGAGCGGGTTCGTGATGCTATCGACTACGCCGAAGGGCGAACCGCTCAGTACGACCAGCTCAACCTCAACATCGCGCTGGCCTACGGTGGCCGGGCCGAACTGCTCGGCGCGGCCCGCGATGTCGCCGCTGCCGTCGAGGACGGGACTCTCGACCCGACAGACGTCTCAGCGGACACCATCGAAGCGCGACTCTACGAGGGGCCGACCCGCGATGTCGATCTCATCGTTCGGACCGGCGGCGACGAGCGCACCTCGAACTTCCTGCCGTGGCACGCTAACGGCAACGAGGCCGCCACGTTCTTCTGTACCCCCTACTGGCCCGAGTTCCGGAAAGTCGATTTCCTGCGGGCGATTCGAACCTATCAGAACCGAGAACAGTCTTGGCGGACGACCCGTGCCGAGCGGTCGCTCGCACTGGTTCGTGCCATCGAACAGTCGGAGCTACCGACGGCCAAACGGATGCTCGGACGGTTCCGCGACGCGCTCCCGAGCACCGAGCGCAAGCAGGTCGACGAAGAGTACGACCTCGCGGACTGATATCCTAGCGGCCGAATCGCCGCTGGCGCTCTTGATAATCCCGTAACGCCCGCAAGTAATCCCGCAGCCGGAAGTTCTGCCAGTTCACGTCGGTGAAGTACAGTTCCGAGTACACGGACTGCCAGATCATGAAATCGGAGAGCCGCTCGGCCCCGGTTTTGATGACGAGATCCGGATCGGTCGGGAAGACCAGATGCTCTTCGACCGCAGTCTCGTCTATGTCAGCTGGATCGAGAGCACCGGTATCGACGCTTTCGGCGAGCTTCTGGACGGCCGTTGCGAACTCCGACTGTCCGCCGAGACCGATCGAGATCTGAATCGGCGCGTCGGCCGTCGTCTCGTCGTTCGGTACTCTGACCGCTATCTCCCGTGGCGCGGTGACGCTTTCGAGTTCGCGCTGGAGTGTCGGAATCGCCTCCTCATCGAGGACGCTCACGTAGACGACGACGGTATCGGTACCGTACTGGACCGCCCAGTCGAAGAACCGCTCTAACGTCCTGTAGGCACCGTCTCCCAGCAGGTCCCGCTCCGTAATCACCAGCGCGACCGTCTCGGGCAGGTCGGCGTCGCTGCGCCGAACGCGCGTTGCGAGATATCGGTCGTATAGTCCCACACCAGTCGGTATGCTGACAGCCGCAGTAAATCCCACGGTACCGTCGCCTCCACAGTTCGGAAAGGGTAAGTGCCTCTCGGGGATACCGGTGGGACGTGACTGGCACAGTCCGTCGGGCAGGCGCGTTCGCCGCCGTGGGGACCCTCGCGGTCGCCGTCCCGGCCGCAACGGGCTTTCGCTCGCTCGAACTCGCGACTGTCGCCGCTATCGCACCCTTCGTCCTCGTCGCCGCGCTCGGCGTGACGGTCATCGGACAGGACTCGCGGCTGTTCGACCTGTTCGCCCGCCCCGGTGACTACGAGGACGGGAAACTGTACGGCCTCACGGCCTTCTCGCTTGCCGCTGCCGGCCTCGCGTTGCTTGCCGTCCGATTCAGTCTGCCGGTGCCGGTGTTTGTCGGCGTCGTCGTCATCGTCGCCTACGGGAACCTCGGTCAGCGGCTCGCGTACACTGTTCGCTCCGACGAGGTGGTCGCAACCGCGGGCTTCGTCCTCGTCGGCTTCGTTGCCGGCGTCACGGGACAGGTGCTCGGAACACGGATTCAGGCCGCTGTCGGCGAGGGAGCGGCTGCTGTCGATCTCCCGCTCGTGCTGTTTCTCGCCGCCAGCGGCGCGTTTGTCGCCGCGCTGCTTCGCTCGGTGCTGTTCGAGCGGGACGACCCGCTGGTGATGCTCACCGTGGGACTGCTGCTGTGGCTGTTTTTCGAACTCGACCCGTCGGTGACGGCACAGCGCGTCGTCATCGCACTTGCCGTGACAGTCCTGCTCGGATACCTTTCCTACGCACTTGACACCGCGTCTCTCCCGGGGATGCTCACCGGCGTCCTCCTCGCGTTTTTGACCATCGTACTCGGCGGGTTCGGCTGGTTCGCGATGTTGATCTCCTTCTTCGGGCTCGGTGGGCTCTCGACCAAGTATCGGTACGACGAGAAACTCGACCGCGGCATCGCAGAGGAAAACGAGGGCGCACGCGGGAGCGGAAACGTGCTCGCGAACTCTATCGTCGCACTGTTCGCCGTCGTCGCCGCGGCGGCGAGTCCGAGCCATACCGCCGTCGACCCGCTGCTGTTCTTCTACGCCTTCGCCGGGGCCGTCGCCGCCGCGATGACCGATACGTTCTCCAGTGAGTTCGGCGGGCTCTACGACAACCCGCGGCTCATCACGACGCTCAGACCCGTCGAACCGGGTACTGATGGTGGCGTCACATGGCAGGGCGTGGCTGCCGGGGCCGTCGGCGCGGGCATCATCGCCGGCATCGCCGCGCTCACCCAGAACATCGGGACGGTCGGCGGCGGCGTCATCCTCCTGTGCGGGCTGGTCGGCATGACCGTCGACAGCCTGCTGGGGGCGACCGTCGAGGGCTCGGTCGTCGGCAATCAGGGCGTCAACATGCTTGCGACGCTGGCGGCCGCTTTGACCGGTGCCGGTGTCGTGCTGGCCGTCGGTCTCCTATGATCCGCAAGGCCCGCTCCGAAGACGAAGCCACCCTCCGGGCTATCCAGACGAACGCGCTCGACGAGCCGTGGCCGGAACTGCTCGGCGTTGGAATCAACGGCCCGCCGCTCGTGCTGGTGCTCGATATCGGTGAGCCGGTCGGCTACGCGCTGGTGGTTCCGGACCACCCGGTCGCGTACTTGGCGGAGTTCGCCGTCACGCCCGGAAAACAAGGTCAGGGCCTCGGAACGACACTGATGGACGGGCTGCTGGAGAGACTCCGGGCTGGTGGATTCGAAACGGTCAGACTCACCGCGCGCGCTGACGACGGGCGGGTCCGTTCCTTCTACGATGGGTTCGAGTTCTCGGTCGCCGACGAACTACCCGACCACTACGACGACGGCGACGGCGTGTTGCTCGTTCGGGACCTCTAGCCCTCGATGCGAACGTGAACGGCTGTCGGCTGTTTGACGTACTCGCCGTGGCCGCCAGCGACGACAACATCGACGCCGCGTTGTGCAGCGACGTCGAGGAGTTTCTGTGAGCAATCGGCATCGATGACGACGGTCTTGGGAACGTCCGCAGCGGATTCTAGCAACGAAACAACGGCATCGGCGTCGCCCTCCGCGAGTAGCGTCGCGTCCTCGTCGACCAGCCTGACCGTCCCGCTGTGGTTCTGGATAACAGCTTCGATGTGGTCCGAAAGCGAGGGGATGGGCGGTTCGTCGCCGCTCTCGGTCGTATCCTCGTCGGTTGCTGCATCCGCTACCGCGGTCGCATTCGAGCCGTCCGTGACGTTCGTCTCGCCATCGGTTGTTTCGGCCTGCGCCGACCCGGTCTGTTCCCCGGGGGTCGGCTGGCTGTCGGCGGTATCCTCAGACATCGCGGCCGCCACGGCACCGCCATCAGCGGTCGTCGATTCCCCGGCATGGGACATCTCCTCGCGGATGCTGTCGAGGCTCTTGGCGCTTGCGACCGTCTCGTAGGGGACCTTGTCCCGCAGCGCCGACATCACCTCGCTACGCGAGAGATCCTCGACGGACTTGTCGCTGGGAGTGACAGCGACGTAGTCCACGTCGCCGACCTGCGCGAGTTCCTTCAGAATGAGGTCTCCACCACGGTCACCATCGAGGAACGAAGTCACCGTCCGACCGGCCGTCAGGTCGGCGATGGCGTCGGGGACATTTGTGCCCTCGACTGCGACGGCGTTCTTGATTCCGTATTTGAGTAGTTGCATCACGTCCGAGCGGCCTTCGACGACGACAATCGCGTCGGAGTCGGCCACCCGCGGGCCGGCCGGGAGTCCCTCGTAGTCGGTCACGTCGGCGACCCGGACCTGTTGTCTGACCGTCTCGACGATGTCCGCAGTCTGGATGGATTTCTCCTCGAAGTCGTTCAGCAGTTCCGTCGCGCGCTCGACGACTTCACGCCGCTTTGCGCTGCGGACGTCCTCGATTTCCGAGACCTCGATCTCGGCGCGACACGGTCCCACCTGTTCGATGGTCTCCAGTGCCGCGGCGAGAATCGCTGTTTCGACTCTATCGAGGCCGCTCGCGACGGTAATCTCGCCGAAGGACTGGCCACCTTCGGAGCGGATCTCCACGTCGATGCGGCCGACCTTCTTTGAGTCCTGTAGGTCCCGCAGGTCCAATTCGTCGCCGAGCAGCCCTTCCGTCTGGCCGAACACCGCGCCGACGACGTCGCTGCGCTCGACGACCCCCGCCGCCGTGATGTCGGCATGTATCAGATATTTCGCCGTATCTTGCATGATTGTCCTATTTTCGAGCCCGTCGAACGCTGTTCCGACGGACTGCTGTCACTATGCTGATGTTGGGTAGTACAGCGGAATAACCTTGCGCACGCGAGTCGGCAGTGAACAAACTCTTCCCCAGTTGCACTGCATGCAGACACTGCCGCAGTTGCGCAGTGGTTCGACGCTTTCGCTGTGGCTCGCCCCACTGCCTGACAGGTCAGCAGTTCACTCCAGCAATGGACGCATGCCGTCGATACCGGACTGGATGGCGTCGACTGGATTCTCGGGGTCGTCATGTTCGAAAACGAGCCATTCGGTTCCGGCCCCGCGGGCCGCATCGACCACGGCCTGAAGCGGGACGACACCCTCGCCGAGCGCCGTCGGCTCCCCGTCCTCAGTCATATCTTTGAGGTGGACGACGGGAACGCGCCCGTCGAGTCGCCGGATCAGTGCGACAGGGTCTTGACCTGCCGCGTGCGCCCAGCCGGCGTCGAACTCGAAGCCAATCGATGTCTGGTCGACGAGCGCGTCGAAGGCGGTGCCGTCGCCGAGCGGGACAAACTCGTGGTCGTGGTTGTGATACAGCAGCGGCCGGTCGAAATCCGCCGCAAGCATGCCAAGTAGCGTCGCCGTCGACTCGATGGCGCTCTCGCTTGCGAAGTGGTCGTCGTCGAGATACGGGAGGACGAGGTACGGCGCGTCGAGCGTCCGGACCTGATTGCGAACGGTTCGAGGGTCGGACTGCAGGTCTTCCAGTTGGACGTGGACGCCAGCAATGCCGAGTCCCGTTTCGTCGAGCGCGCGCCGGGACGCACCGGGATCACCAATGCCGGCGAACTCCACGCCGTCGTAGCCGGCGGCGGCGATGCGGCCGAGCACGTCCGAGAGGCGTTCCCGGAGGTCTCGAAGCGTCCAGAGCTGTATCGCTGTTCGCATACCACCGCTGCGAACGCTGTCATAAAATAAGTGGACGTACTACCGGGGCGCATGGGATTCACGGAAACCGAAATCGACCCCGCACGGTTCCTCGAAGATGTAGAGATGCGCATCGGCGAAATCGTCAACGTCGAGCCGTTCCCCGAAGCGCGCAAGGACGTGTACAAACTCGACGTGGACTTCGGCGACGAGACGCGCCAGTCCGCGGCGGGACTGACCGACGTGTACGACCCGGAGGAACTGCTCGGTTCACAGGTCGTCGCCGTCGTCAACCTCGGCACGGTCTCTATCGCCGGCTTCGAGAGCGAGTGTCTGGTCACCGGCGTCGACAGTGAGGACGGCGTCGTCCATCTGGCCCCCGAGCGGGAGGTCGAGCCGGGGACCCGCGTGTATTGAAGAAGATAGTTCTTCAACGAGAGACGGTGAAGGTTCGTTACCCATTAGTACCGCCAGCGGCTAGTTTGTCGTAATATGAGTACGGGCAGGGCCGTCGGGTGGACAGTCGTCGCGCTCGTGTTGATGGCGCTGGCAGTCCCGTGGTTCCTCTGGGACACCAGCGGGATTGCGGCTGGACTACCTGTGTGGCTGTGGTGGCACATCGGGTGGATGGCGCTCGCGAGCGTCGTCTTCGCCGTCTTCGCGCGCACCGACTGGGGCCTCGGTGTCGAGGAGGTGGGCTGAGATGGCCGACACCGCGCTCCAGTTGGGCATCGTCGGCGCGTACATGGTCGTCGCGCTCGCGGTGGGAGCCGTTGCCTATCGGCTCACCGACCGGACCGCCGAGGACTACTACCTCGCGAGCCGAACGCTGGGCACGGTTGTCCTGCTGTTCACGACATTTGCGACGCTGCTATCGGCCTTTACCTTCTTCGGCGGCCCGAACCTCGCGTTCAGCGCCGGCCCCGAATGGATACTCGTGATGGGGCTGATGGACGGCGTCATCTTCGCCGTCCTCTGGTACGTGCTGGGGTACAAGCAGTGGCTGGTCGGCAAGCGCCACGGCTACGTCACGCTCGGAGAGATGCTGGGCGACCGGTTCGGATCGACGGCACTCCGCGTTGTCGTCGCCGCCGTGAGCCTGTTCTGGCTGTTTCCGTACGTGATGCTCCAGCAGAAGGGAGCGGGGCAGGCCATCGTCGGCCTCACGAACGGCACGGTCCCGTTCTGGGTCGGGGCCGGCGGTATCACACTGTTCATGGTTCTCTACGTCGCGCTCTCGGGGATGCGCGGCGTCGCTTGGACCGACACGCTTCAGGGATTGTTCATGCTCTCGCTGGTCTGGGTCGCCGTCGCTTGGGTCCTCTCGGCCGTCGGCGGCGCGGGTGAGGCGACGGCGCTGTTAGCAACGGAGAAGCCCGCCTTCGTCGGTCTCGGCGGCGGCCTCTACACGCCGCAGTACATCATCTCGACCGCGGTCAGCATCGCCTTCGGCGTGACGATGTTCCCCCAGATCAACCAACGCTTCTTCGCCGCCGGGTCGAAGAAGGTGCTCAAACGTACGTTCGCGCTCTGGCCGGTGCTCGTGCTCCTCCTGTTCGTGCCGGCGTTTATGCTCGGCGCGTGGGCGGCCGGCCTCGGCGTGACGGTACCGGAGGGCGGCAACGTCATCCCGGCGCTGCTGGGCGAGTACACGCCGACGTGGTTCACCGCGCTGGTCATCGCCGGCGCGATGGCCGCGATGATGTCCTCCAGCGACTCCATGCTGCTGTCGGGGTCGTCGTACCTGACGCGGGACCTCTACCGGCCGCTGACCGGCCGCGACGACGCTAGCGACGAGCGGACCGACCGCCGTGAGGGGCTTGTCGCCCGCGTCGGCGTCGTCGCCTTCGCCACGCTGTCGTTCGTTGCGAGCCTCTACACGCCGGGAACGCTGGTCCAAATCGGCGATACCGCATTCAGCGGCTTCGCACAATTGACGGTTCCCGTCGCACTCGCGCTGTACTGGCAGGGGACGACGCGCTCGGGGATGTACGCCGGCGTGGTCGGCAGTCAGGTGTTCTACGGCCTGCACGTCTTCCCGGTACTTTCGACGATTGGGGGACTGGTCGGCCTCAACATCGCCCTGCCGACGGCGTACATGGGCTGGACACCCGGCGTCGTCGGCATTCTGGTCGGCCTCGTGCTGACGGTCGCCATCTCGCTGGTGACGGCCCCCGCTGCGACCGAGAATCGCACCGCCTACGCCGTCACCGGTCTCGAAAGCGACTGAAACGCCTTCGGTCCGGGCCCGACCATTCAGCGCGACAACCACCGGACGGCAGCCATCGTCGGACATGTAAACCTACAAAAGCGTCCAGACCAATGTGTCAGTATGGACTCCGATCAAAACGTTGGCGGTCGCGACCGCCTGATCCGAGCGGTGCTGGCAGTCGTCCTGACAATCGTCTCCCTGCGCTGGCTTCGCAGCGGGAAGCGCAAGCGCGGGCTGCTGGCCGGTGTCGGCGCGCTCGGTCTGGGATTCAACGCCTCAACGGGGTACTGTGGATTCAACGACACGCTCGACATCGATACGGCGGCCGATGACGACGACGTGTTCGCGCCGAGCGACGCGGACGACGACTCGGCGACCGACGAGCCGGCCGACGTGAGCGTTGACTTCACCTCGTCCGACGATGAGGCCTCGAACGGCCACGCCAGCGGTACGCTGACCTGCGCCGTCTGTGCGGACCCCATCGTTCCCGGAGAGCGCCGCGGACCGAACGAGGACGGCGCTATCGTGCACGAGAGCTGCGAGTAACGCACCGCCACTGCGCTCAGCGGCCCGAGTCTGGTTCTTTTTATAATCACCGTCCCAGTCTTTCACGTATGCAGACCCACATCGTCCCGGTCGGGTTCGACTACGACCGGCTCATCGCGCCGCTCGTGCGCGAGCAACTCGACGTTGACCGCGTCATCCTGCTCGAAGGGGCGGTCGGCAGCGAGGCCAACGTCGAGTACTCGCGCAACCTCGCCGAGAAGCTCGAGAAGGACTACCAGAACCTGCTCGGAGCGGAAACCGAGCGATTCGTCGTCGCCGACGTGTACGACTACGACGAGGCCTTCGAGCAGGCCTTCGAACTCATCAACGCCGAACTCGATGCGGGCAGCGAGGTGTGGGTCAACGTCTCCGCGATGCCCCGAACCGTCTCGTTTGCCTTCGCGACTGCGGCCCACTCGATCATGGTCGAGCGCGAGGGCGACCGGGACCGAATCCACACCTACTACACGGTCCCCGAGAAGTATCTGGAGACTGAGCTCGCGGAGGAACTGCGCAAGCAAATCGACATGCTAGAGGACATGCGCACGGGCGAAGAAGTCGACGAGCGGGTCGACGAGCGACTCGAAACCGCACGGGACCTGCTGTCGGAGTTCGACGAGCGCGGGACGACCATCGGCGCGAAGGAGATCGACGGCTCCCACATCGTCGAACTCCCGGTCGCCTCCTTCTCGAACGTCAAGCCCTTCGAGGAGGTCATCCTCTTTACGCTCGGCGAACACGGCGAGTTCGAGTCCGTCTCCGAACTGGCCCAGCAACTGGCCCGGGACATGGGCGAGGAGTACACAGACTCATTCCGCTCGAAGGTCATCTACAACGTCGACCGGCTCGGCCCCGGCGGGAAGGGGTACATCGAGCAGGAGGATCACGGGAAATCCTACCGGACGACACTCTCGCGCATCGGGCAACTGTGGGTCCGCGCCCACTCTGCCGAGGACCGCGATCACCGCGAGCCTGACCTGCCGTAGTCAGCGCTGTGAATCTGCTGGAACGCCAGCGAAAACCGAAGTCATTAATCCTGCCGTTGGTGGAATACTACATACATGGTGCGTCGACTCGCTTCCGATCTGGTTCTCGCGCCCGTCGGTGTAGGGGCCTCCACGCCCCACACCACCTCCCCAAATCGACGCACGCACCGCCGATAACCGCGCCGATAACCGCGCCGCAGTCCGATGCGACTCGGGTGTTACACCCACAGTTAGAATATGAGTGACACACAGGACTCACCGCAGGACGAATCGACTACAGACAACTCAGAAGACGCCCTCGACGGGGAGTACGACCCTCGCGAGGTAGAGCCGGAATGGCAGGACCAGTGGGTCGCGGACAAGACCTACGCCTACGACGAGGACGCTGACACCCGCTTCACTATCGACACGCCGCCGCCGACAGTGTCCGGGAACCTCCACATGGGCCACCTCTATCAGTTCACGCTGCAGGACTTCGTCGCCCGCTACCACCGGATGGCCGACGACACCGTCTACTTCCCCTTCGGATACGACGACAACGGCATCGCCTCGGAACGCCTCACCGAGCGTGAACTCGATATTCGACATCAGGATTACCCGCGGCGGGAGTTTCAGGAGAAGTGCCGAACGGTGTGTACCGGGTTCGAGGACGAGTTCACCGAGGACGTCCAGTCGCTAGCGATTTCCATCGACTGGGACAACACCTACAAGACCATCGCGCCGGACGTCCAGCGGGTCTCCCAACTGTCCTTCCTCGACCTCTACGAGCAGGGTCGGGAGTACCGTCAGCGCGCGCCGACTATCTGGTGTCCGGACTGTGAGACGGCCATCTCACAGGTCGAACAGGAAGACAAGGACAAGCACACGAAGTTCAACGACATCGCCTTTGATCTGGTCGAGACCGGCGAGGGGCCAGCCGACGAAGATGCTACCTTCACCATCTCGACGACACGACCGGAACTCCTGCCGGCGTGTGTCGCCGTCTTCGTCCATCCCGACGACGACGAGAATCAGCACCTCGTCGGCGGTTCCGCACGGGTGCCTATCTTCGAGCAGGAGGTCCCCGTCATCGCCGACGAGCGCGTCGACATGGAGACCGGCAGCGGTATCGTGATGTGCTGTACCTTCGGCGACCAGAACGACATCGAGTGGTATCAGGCGCATGACCTACCGCTGCGACTGGCCATCGACGAGTCCGCGACAATGACCGATGTGGCCGGCGAGTACGAGGGGATGCACACCACCGAGGCCCGCGAGGCCATCATCGAGGACCTCGACGAAGAGGGGGCGCTGCTTGAGAGCCGCGACCACGACCACACCGTGCAGGTCCACGAGCGCTGCGAGGAAGAGGTCGAGTACCTCGTCACCGAGCAGTGGTACATCGAACTGCTCGACAAGAAGGAGGAGTACATCGAGGCGGGCCGCCAGATGGAGTGGTTCCCCGAGAAGATGGCGACCCGCTACGAGCACTGGATCGAAGGGCTCGAATGGGACTGGTGTATCTCCCGCCAGCGCGACTCCGGTATCCCGATTCCGGTGTGGTACTGCGACGACTGCGGCGAACCCGTGATGGCCGAGCGCGAGCAGTTGCCGGTCGATCCGCTGTCGGACGACCCGCCGGCTGAGAGCTGTCCGCACTGTGGCCACGACTCGCTGACGCCCGAGGAGGACGTGTTCGACACGTGGGCGACATCGTCACTAACGCCGCTCGTGAATGCCGGGTGGGACTGGGACAGCGACGCCGGAGAGTTCACCTGGGACAACCCCGAGCTGTACCCGTTCGACCTTCGCCCGCAGGGTCACGACATCATCTCCTTCTGGCTGTTCCACACCGTCGTCAAGTGCTACGAGCACACCGGCGAGGTGCCCTTCGAGAACGTGATGATAAACGGGATGGTGCTGGACGAGAACCGCGAGGCGATGTCCAAATCGAAGGGCAACGTCATCCCGCCCAGCGAGGTCCTGGCGGAGTTCCCGGTCGACGCCACGCGCTACTGGGCCGCCGGTACTTCCATCGGCGACGACTTCCCGTACAAGGAGGGCGATCTGGAGGCCGGCGAACGGCTCCTCCAGAAGCTCTGGAACGCCTCCCGGCTGGTCGACCAGCTCACGCCGGCGAGCAAGCCCGACGAACCTGAAGACCTTGCGGCGGTCGACGAGTGGCTGCTGGCCGAACTGGACGCGACCGTGGAATCGGTCACGACGAAGTTCGAGGAGTACGAGTTCTCGAAGG
The Haloarcula sp. CBA1129 genome window above contains:
- a CDS encoding cold-shock protein, translated to MATGTVDFFNDTGGYGFIETDDADDDVFFHMEDVGGPDLEEGQEVEFDIEQADKGPRATNLTRL
- a CDS encoding cold-shock protein, whose product is MATGTVDFFNDTGGYGFIDTEDSDEDVFFHMEDIDGPDLEEGQEVEFEIEQADKGPRAKNLTRL
- the uppS gene encoding polyprenyl diphosphate synthase, with amino-acid sequence MYTTMLSRGKRLGYAAYERLLQWELSGTPDHVAVIMDGNRRYAEKQGAKKQEGHKEGAQTTEALLNWCDELGVREVTLYTFSTENFDRDPEEREHIFDLVEQKLRTFADADRVHEAGVCIRAIGETEMLPERVRDAIDYAEGRTAQYDQLNLNIALAYGGRAELLGAARDVAAAVEDGTLDPTDVSADTIEARLYEGPTRDVDLIVRTGGDERTSNFLPWHANGNEAATFFCTPYWPEFRKVDFLRAIRTYQNREQSWRTTRAERSLALVRAIEQSELPTAKRMLGRFRDALPSTERKQVDEEYDLAD
- a CDS encoding undecaprenyl diphosphate synthase family protein translates to MGLYDRYLATRVRRSDADLPETVALVITERDLLGDGAYRTLERFFDWAVQYGTDTVVVYVSVLDEEAIPTLQRELESVTAPREIAVRVPNDETTADAPIQISIGLGGQSEFATAVQKLAESVDTGALDPADIDETAVEEHLVFPTDPDLVIKTGAERLSDFMIWQSVYSELYFTDVNWQNFRLRDYLRALRDYQERQRRFGR
- a CDS encoding DUF92 domain-containing protein; the protein is MTGTVRRAGAFAAVGTLAVAVPAATGFRSLELATVAAIAPFVLVAALGVTVIGQDSRLFDLFARPGDYEDGKLYGLTAFSLAAAGLALLAVRFSLPVPVFVGVVVIVAYGNLGQRLAYTVRSDEVVATAGFVLVGFVAGVTGQVLGTRIQAAVGEGAAAVDLPLVLFLAASGAFVAALLRSVLFERDDPLVMLTVGLLLWLFFELDPSVTAQRVVIALAVTVLLGYLSYALDTASLPGMLTGVLLAFLTIVLGGFGWFAMLISFFGLGGLSTKYRYDEKLDRGIAEENEGARGSGNVLANSIVALFAVVAAAASPSHTAVDPLLFFYAFAGAVAAAMTDTFSSEFGGLYDNPRLITTLRPVEPGTDGGVTWQGVAAGAVGAGIIAGIAALTQNIGTVGGGVILLCGLVGMTVDSLLGATVEGSVVGNQGVNMLATLAAALTGAGVVLAVGLL
- a CDS encoding N-acetyltransferase encodes the protein MIRKARSEDEATLRAIQTNALDEPWPELLGVGINGPPLVLVLDIGEPVGYALVVPDHPVAYLAEFAVTPGKQGQGLGTTLMDGLLERLRAGGFETVRLTARADDGRVRSFYDGFEFSVADELPDHYDDGDGVLLVRDL
- the dnaG gene encoding DNA primase DnaG, producing MQDTAKYLIHADITAAGVVERSDVVGAVFGQTEGLLGDELDLRDLQDSKKVGRIDVEIRSEGGQSFGEITVASGLDRVETAILAAALETIEQVGPCRAEIEVSEIEDVRSAKRREVVERATELLNDFEEKSIQTADIVETVRQQVRVADVTDYEGLPAGPRVADSDAIVVVEGRSDVMQLLKYGIKNAVAVEGTNVPDAIADLTAGRTVTSFLDGDRGGDLILKELAQVGDVDYVAVTPSDKSVEDLSRSEVMSALRDKVPYETVASAKSLDSIREEMSHAGESTTADGGAVAAAMSEDTADSQPTPGEQTGSAQAETTDGETNVTDGSNATAVADAATDEDTTESGDEPPIPSLSDHIEAVIQNHSGTVRLVDEDATLLAEGDADAVVSLLESAADVPKTVVIDADCSQKLLDVAAQRGVDVVVAGGHGEYVKQPTAVHVRIEG
- a CDS encoding sugar phosphate isomerase/epimerase; this translates as MRTAIQLWTLRDLRERLSDVLGRIAAAGYDGVEFAGIGDPGASRRALDETGLGIAGVHVQLEDLQSDPRTVRNQVRTLDAPYLVLPYLDDDHFASESAIESTATLLGMLAADFDRPLLYHNHDHEFVPLGDGTAFDALVDQTSIGFEFDAGWAHAAGQDPVALIRRLDGRVPVVHLKDMTEDGEPTALGEGVVPLQAVVDAARGAGTEWLVFEHDDPENPVDAIQSGIDGMRPLLE
- a CDS encoding tRNA-binding protein, whose protein sequence is MGFTETEIDPARFLEDVEMRIGEIVNVEPFPEARKDVYKLDVDFGDETRQSAAGLTDVYDPEELLGSQVVAVVNLGTVSIAGFESECLVTGVDSEDGVVHLAPEREVEPGTRVY
- a CDS encoding DUF3311 domain-containing protein, whose product is MSTGRAVGWTVVALVLMALAVPWFLWDTSGIAAGLPVWLWWHIGWMALASVVFAVFARTDWGLGVEEVG
- a CDS encoding sodium:solute symporter; translation: MADTALQLGIVGAYMVVALAVGAVAYRLTDRTAEDYYLASRTLGTVVLLFTTFATLLSAFTFFGGPNLAFSAGPEWILVMGLMDGVIFAVLWYVLGYKQWLVGKRHGYVTLGEMLGDRFGSTALRVVVAAVSLFWLFPYVMLQQKGAGQAIVGLTNGTVPFWVGAGGITLFMVLYVALSGMRGVAWTDTLQGLFMLSLVWVAVAWVLSAVGGAGEATALLATEKPAFVGLGGGLYTPQYIISTAVSIAFGVTMFPQINQRFFAAGSKKVLKRTFALWPVLVLLLFVPAFMLGAWAAGLGVTVPEGGNVIPALLGEYTPTWFTALVIAGAMAAMMSSSDSMLLSGSSYLTRDLYRPLTGRDDASDERTDRREGLVARVGVVAFATLSFVASLYTPGTLVQIGDTAFSGFAQLTVPVALALYWQGTTRSGMYAGVVGSQVFYGLHVFPVLSTIGGLVGLNIALPTAYMGWTPGVVGILVGLVLTVAISLVTAPAATENRTAYAVTGLESD
- a CDS encoding DUF2892 domain-containing protein gives rise to the protein MDSDQNVGGRDRLIRAVLAVVLTIVSLRWLRSGKRKRGLLAGVGALGLGFNASTGYCGFNDTLDIDTAADDDDVFAPSDADDDSATDEPADVSVDFTSSDDEASNGHASGTLTCAVCADPIVPGERRGPNEDGAIVHESCE
- a CDS encoding DUF6293 family protein, with translation MQTHIVPVGFDYDRLIAPLVREQLDVDRVILLEGAVGSEANVEYSRNLAEKLEKDYQNLLGAETERFVVADVYDYDEAFEQAFELINAELDAGSEVWVNVSAMPRTVSFAFATAAHSIMVEREGDRDRIHTYYTVPEKYLETELAEELRKQIDMLEDMRTGEEVDERVDERLETARDLLSEFDERGTTIGAKEIDGSHIVELPVASFSNVKPFEEVILFTLGEHGEFESVSELAQQLARDMGEEYTDSFRSKVIYNVDRLGPGGKGYIEQEDHGKSYRTTLSRIGQLWVRAHSAEDRDHREPDLP